The genomic window TGATTGACCCATACGGTTTCACCCTCTTGTCTGATATCACAAATATCTCACAATTCTGTAACAATATTTGGGATTAGTTTTCTTTGATGCTATGGTTTAGATAATGTGTATAAAGAGGAAAAACGTACGTTGAAAATGGAAGTTGCGCGACCGAAGATGAAGTCTATGGAGCCTTGGATGTAACACTCATGGTAGTAATGTCTACCTTTGTTATCAAACAAAGTGTTGTGTAAGCTGTAGAACGCACAATGGTAAAACGCTACTTTGTCAGCAGCCACAAACGCTGCCACCGATTGGTTCTCAGATGTGAATGCCATTCCGACAGGTGCATCATTCTATATGTGCATCACACCAAGTCATTAGTTGACGtaattaaaaggaaaacaaatttgaatatCTACAATTGTTATACGTACTCGGATGCTGATACCAAAAGCGACAAAGTGATTAGCCTCGACTTTGAAAGTAGCTGAAGCAACATTGTCGACCGAACTTTGCGAAGATTCGATCACcgtttttccttttccattACCCCTCATGAATATGAACGGCTTGTTCTCCGGAATGTGCACTCTCTCCCTATataaatcaacaaattcaaaatcataaatgtaCTATATATTTAGGTAAAGCCATAATTGTATAAGCAATATATAATCGAAACTTGTCTTCAATGACAAGAGCTAGTAATTAGTTTACTAAAACATAGTAATGTATATAGATTACGgctttgttatatatatagcatgGTTTAGGCATATcgatacttttaaaatttaaatggtTAAACCTCTTAAAAGTATACGTACTTGTAGATTCCTTTACGGACATGGACAATAATCCAATTAGAGTTACCAACAGGGACAGCATCGATGGCTTTCTGAACCGAAGTGTAGTCTCCTTTGCCTTCGATATCTACAATTATCGATCTATTTGTCGCGATTTTTTCAGTCAAAAGTGGGGCGTCGAATTTCGTCTTTTGCATTGCTGATGCGTCCGAACCCCATATGGACATTACAACTAGGGTTAGGACAAGGATCATTCTTGTTCGATGAcccattattttttttattttttcttggggtttctacttttcttttggaatGGGGTTATGAGAAAGAGATTATATTGGTGAAGGGAGAGGtttaatttaagaaaacaggtttttaaatttagggtgctttgttgtgtttgtttagttttggGAGGTAAGGGATTTTGGAGGAAGAAATGGTTTTTACTtggaatgttttgttttttatttttagacaTTTATTAAGGATTAATGGACGATAAATACTTTGAAGTATATTTCTATCTTTGGTaactaattacaaaaacaaattgtgaaTGTTGTGTAAATGATACACTGTATAAGCCGCTTATTCATTAATCAACGGTAATCAAAGAAGTACCTTAGTCGGGGGCCATTAGAATCTCGTGAAGCCCAATCCACCAATAGAACGTCAATTATTGtcataattaatttcttataccctacaaaaacattactgaaaatcaaaatcttgattaaaaaaattcaatggaTTTATGCATTCTCCATAATATACGATAAAAGTTGTCTCAAAACTTCAATTTGGGAGTGATATATCATCTTATATGATTCAATCTGTATATGGTTCACAACTTCTTCtctcatgttttttctttttattggttCACAACTTCACATTCGATGTACGTATTACTAGTTTTCAACGTATTAATGTAATTAAGTTagcaaaatatttattgtgtttAGCTGTAATAAGGGTAGGACCAATATATTCGTTTATAGAAAGGCTATATTTTGTCCTTAACGAATCCACAAACCTCAAACTTGACGAGGAACATAGGAAAAGAAACCTATAACTTTGATCAGTTTGATGCTACTTTATTAgtatccaacaaaaaaaaaaaaactatgctTGTGGAAGTTTACCAGTTACCACTACACTCTACACTCTAGTTgacattaaattaaattaaagtaatTTTTCGTATTATAGTTAAATTACTGCTGCATATATTTTCACAAGAAAGCTTTACGTTTtcttaccaacaaaaaaaagctttacGTTTACTAATATCACCACATTTATTACTCTTAACGGAGACTCTAGCTCCTCAACTTGTGGACCTTTGTATGTTATTGCGGATCTAAAAGAACACAGAGAATTAAGAGAAAGCAATAGAGAGAGTTTTAGGATGACGAAGGGAAATAGTGAAGTCACAGTGTTGATTCCACATTTGGAAAACAGCTAGGGACATTAATTTCACCGCAAATTCGTATTAATGACTTCCACCAATATTACTCACTGGAGTCTCTAGAATCTCTACTCGTCTTTTTCTACTAACCCTACACCTTTGGGTCATTGGGTGTATATATTTCTTCTGTTGGACTCTGTTTTCTCAATATATTGATAACTATATTCCAATTATTTATATCTTATAGCCTATAGACTATAGATAATGCTTatctgattttttattttattttctgaaatatGAACCCTCCATTGACGATTGTAacaatgaatgtttttttttgggtctagCTAGGCCAATTTCTTTTTGCTATTTTCTCACGTTTTAGGCCAAtgattgatgataaaaaaaaatatatatatatatatatatattcacgtTTCActtaaattttagaatattttttcttttctacttcttttaattcaatttaacCAAGCATTcacatcatcatatatatatatatatatatatatatatgtatgttgttgaaatatttaatcaagcattattagtttatgataaattaaaatgcagaaaattgaaatgttattttatagTATAAGAACAGTAATTAAAAGAGAAGGctaaaaaatccaaaatttgataataCATTAATAGACATCATGTGGATAGATAATATATGTGTGTAGTATATGGATGCAAACGTGAAAATCAACCTAACTGTTTCACATTATCCATGCATGTTGCTTTTACCCATTCTCTGTCTTGTCTTCTCCATCAACTGTTACCTATAACCATTTATTGAACCAAACCGGTCCACCGGTTCGCTACTTTTATGTAAGCAAATGCGTGATTTCAATTCCCATGTACCGCAACTatactgaaacaaaacaaaacacgaattttttttggctattTCTCTACaatataattgaaaacatATACTTTATCCAACATCATATTAATACAGATATATTCGGTTCAGAAACTGTTAACCAACTTTAACCGGAAATATAGTAGTCTTTAAATTAGTATTGGTTGACTTTTTAATAACTAATGTCACATCTCTTtagcaaaattttataaataacgCATATAACATTAGCCACATTAGTAAACCTAGCAATCTGGTTTCGTTTCGTATAATGAGTCGAGAGGATGACTAAACtcaacccaaaaaaatcaataacctATCGGTTAAAACTAGGTGGGATCTCAAACcaatttcatgttttaaaaattcttttcGGTTGGGATTATTAATGTCACGAATTCACGGGGACTTTCTTCAGCTTCCTATTTATACATACACTTCCAATTGCAAATACACAAgtcatcttctctctctttttttagtGTGTGCAAAgtcatcttctcttttaatatttacctaaaattccaaacaaaagagaaagttaTGAAACCAAAGAGCAAAGTTGCAGAATCTACAGCTGCATCATGTTTTCTCGTCATGAGCTTGTTATGCAGCTGCATTATTGGTGACCAAATGGAGACTAATAATGAAGGCTTGTCTTACAGTTACTACGAGAAAACTTGTCCCAAAGTCGAAGAGATAGTGAGATCTTCACTTTCATCAATGTTTATACTTGATCCTACTTCTCCTGCAGCCTTGCTAAGGCTTATGTTTCATGACTGCCAAGTTCAGGTTCTCTACCTATAGCCAAATCcatctctcattctctctctctataagaaaattctcaatttttgtttccaactCAATATAGGgttaatttggtttgaaaagtgtttatatatttcGGGATTCGAATTTATACATTTTGTGAATAAACATATCCATTAATTAGATATGATTACTCCGTCAATACATACGACAAATTGGACGTTCCGCGTTCGTACATGTTATGTGGTACGTTTTTTCTAACATGagctttcgtttttttttttttaataaataaa from Arabidopsis thaliana chromosome 3, partial sequence includes these protein-coding regions:
- a CDS encoding Pectin lyase-like superfamily protein (Pectin lyase-like superfamily protein; FUNCTIONS IN: pectinesterase activity; INVOLVED IN: cell wall modification; LOCATED IN: endomembrane system, cell wall, plant-type cell wall; EXPRESSED IN: 9 plant structures; EXPRESSED DURING: L mature pollen stage, M germinated pollen stage, 4 anthesis, C globular stage, petal differentiation and expansion stage; CONTAINS InterPro DOMAIN/s: Pectinesterase, active site (InterPro:IPR018040), Pectin lyase fold/virulence factor (InterPro:IPR011050), Pectinesterase, catalytic (InterPro:IPR000070), Pectin lyase fold (InterPro:IPR012334); BEST Arabidopsis thaliana protein match is: Pectin lyase-like superfamily protein (TAIR:AT5G19730.1); Has 2473 Blast hits to 2430 proteins in 320 species: Archae - 8; Bacteria - 629; Metazoa - 1; Fungi - 193; Plants - 1617; Viruses - 0; Other Eukaryotes - 25 (source: NCBI BLink).) codes for the protein MGHRTRMILVLTLVVMSIWGSDASAMQKTKFDAPLLTEKIATNRSIIVDIEGKGDYTSVQKAIDAVPVGNSNWIIVHVRKGIYKERVHIPENKPFIFMRGNGKGKTVIESSQSSVDNVASATFKVEANHFVAFGISIRNDAPVGMAFTSENQSVAAFVAADKVAFYHCAFYSLHNTLFDNKGRHYYHECYIQGSIDFIFGRATSIFNNCEIFVISDKRVKPYGSITAHHRESAEEKTGYVFIRGKVYGIDEVYLGRAKGPYSRVIFAKTYLSKTVVPDGWTNWSYHGSTQNLYHGEYKCHGPGAERQKRSDWAKDLTKQEVESFLSIDFIDGTSWLPVWLQEKF